From the Hevea brasiliensis isolate MT/VB/25A 57/8 chromosome 15, ASM3005281v1, whole genome shotgun sequence genome, one window contains:
- the LOC110661836 gene encoding probable starch synthase 4, chloroplastic/amyloplastic isoform X3: MATKPSTWFLSQSFTALNYKQTNMRFSLPSHRLLPASCKMRHRNLSSSQHKRQQLKKASPEQPPITAGFHSSGGADDGDDNDSETEDASLHSVPSLNLDVVSNEEVVDASVDVEHVQHAGAKDMEKNADLEHVQDVDAKDLHSLTQEMKSLALNIDGGEQLSSIQLEDLTGMIRNAEKNILLLNQARVHALEDLERILAEKEILQGEINVLGMRLVENDARMKVAAQEKIHAELMEDQLEKLRNELAYRGENQNKLLNEEAPLLQNSTIQKLSEELNTLRTENTSLKNDIEALKGELSNVKDTDERVITLEKECMLLESSLKDLESKLSVSQEDVSKLSSLKVECKDLWEKVESLQALLDKATKQADQAILVLQQNQELWKKVDKLEESLEEANIYKLSSEKLQQYNELMQQKIKLLEERLKQSDEEIHSYVLLYQESVLEFQDTLNTLKEESKKKALDEPVDDMPWEFWSRLLLMIDGWLLENKLSIDDAKLLRDMVWKRESRIRDIYLECREKNEHEAVSMFLKLTSSPRSQALYVIHIAAEMAPVAKVGGLGDVVTGLGKALQKRGHLVEIILPKYDCMQYDGIGNLRALDVVLESYFDGKLYKNNIWVGIIEGLPVYFIEPLHPGKFFWRGHFYGEHDDFKRFSFFSRAALEFLLQAGKKPDVIHCHDWQTAFVAPLYWDIYAPKGLNSARICFTCHNFEYQGTAPASELASCGLDVQQLNRPDRMQDNSAHDRVNPIKGAVVFSNIVTTVSPTYAQEVRTSEGGRGLHSTLNFHAKKFIGILNGIDTDAWNPVTDTLLKVQYSANDLQGKAENKIATRRRLGLSTADARQPLVGCITRLVPQKGVHLIRHAIYRTLELGGQFLLLGSSPVAHIQREFEGIANHFQNHEHIRLILKYDESLAHSIYAASDMFIIPSIFEPCGLTQMIAMRYGSIPIARKTGGLNDSVFDVDDDTIPLQFQNGYTFLNPDEKGVNSALERAFNYYRNNPEGWQQLVQKDMKIDFSWESSASQYEELYSKSVARARAAASQS, from the exons ATGGCGACGAAGCCATCGACGTGGTTTCTCAGCCAAAGTTTCACAGCTTTGAACTACAAGCAGACAAATATGCGATTCTCCTTGCCTTCTCATCGATTGCTTCCTGCTTCTTGCAAAATGCGACACCGCAATTTGAG TAGCTCCCAGCATAAGAGACAGCAGCTCAAGAAAGCCTCTCCTGAACAACCTCCAATTACCGCAGGTTTCCATTCGAGTGGTGGTGCTGATGATGGTGATGATAATGATTCCGAAACTGAGGATGCTTCGCTGCATAGTGTCCCAAGTTTGAATCTCGATGTTGTGTCTAATGAGGAAGTTGTTGATGCTAGCGTAGATGTGGAGCATGTTCAGCATGCGGGTGCAAAAGATATGGAGAAGAATGCAGATTTGGAACACGTTCAAGATGTTGATGCAAAAGATTTGCATAGTCTCACCCAGGAAATGAAATCTTTG GCCTTAAACATAGATGGTGGAGAGCAACTGTCAAGCATTCAACTTGAGGATTTGACAGGCATGATAAGAAATGCAGAGAAAA ATATCCTGCTTCTCAATCAAGCTCGGGTTCATGCACTTGAAGATCTTGAAAGAATTCTTGCAGAGAAGGAAATATTGCAAGGAGAAATTAATGTTTTGGGGATGAGATTGGTGGAAAATGACGCAAGAATGAAAGTTGCTGCCCAAGAAAAGATACATGCAGAACTCATGGAAGACCAGTTAGAGAAACTGAGAAATGAACTGGCTTACCGGGGGGAGAATCAGAACAAACTTTTGAATGAGGAAGCCCCCCTGCTTCAGAATAGTACTATTCAGAAACTTAGTGAGGAGCTCAATACATTGAGGACAGAGAATACATCTCTGAAAAATGATATAGAAGCACTTAAGGGGGAGCTAAGTAATGTCAAGGATACAGATGAACGTGTTATAACACTGGAGAAAGAATGCATGCTGTTGGAGTCTTCTCTGAAAGACTTGGAATCCAAACTGTCAGTTTCTCAGGAAGATGTGTCAAAATTATCTAGCTTGAAAGTTGAATGCAAAGACTTGTGGGAAAAGGTGGAAAGCTTGCAAGCATTGTTAGATAAGGCAACGAAGCAAGCGGATCAGGCTATTTTAGTGTTACAGCAAAACCAAGAGCTTTGGAAAAAGGTTGATAAATTGGAAGAATCCTTGGAAGAAGCCAACATCTATAAGTTATCATCAGAAAAATTACAGCAATACAATGAGCTAATGCAGCAAAAGATAAAACTATTGGAGGAACGTCTTAAACAATCTGATGAGGAAATACATTCTTATGTTCTGTTATACCAAGAATCTGTACTGGAATTTCAAGATACACTTAATACTTTGAAAGAAGAAAGCAAGAAAAAGGCACTAGATGAACCTGTAGATGATATGCCTTGGGAATTTTGGAGTCGTTTATTGCTTATGATTGACGGTTGGCTGCTGGAGAATAAATTATCGATAGATGATGCAAAGCTGTTGAGAGATATGGTGTGGAAAAGAGAGAGCCGTATTCGTGATATATACTTGGAGTGCAGGGAAAAGAATGAGCATGAAGCTGTTTCTATGTTTCTCAAGCTGACCTCATCACCAAGAAG TCAAGCATTGTATGTCATTCATATTGCAGCAGAGATGGCACCAGTTGCTAAG GTTGGTGGCTTGGGAGACGTTGTTACTGGTCTTGGAAAAGCACTCCAAAAGAGAGGACATCTTGTGGAAATTATTTTGCCAAAATATGATTGCATGCAATATGATGGTATTGGCAATTTGAGG GCCCTAGATGTAGTGTTGGAGTCATATTTTGATGGAAAATTATACAAAAACAACATATGGGTTGGCATCATTGAAG GTCTTCCTGTTTACTTTATTGAGCCTCTTCACCCTGGCAAGTTCTTTTGGAGAGGGCATTTTTATGGAGAACATGATGATTTCAAAcgtttttcatttttcagccgtGCTGCACTTGAATTTCTTCTTCAAGCTGGCAAAAAACCGGACGTAATTCATTGCCATGACTGGCAGACGGCTTTTGTT GCACCACTTTATTGGGATATATATGCTCCAAAAGGATTGAATTCAGCGAGAATATGTTTTACGTGTCACAACTTTGAGTACCAAGGGACTGCACCTGCATCAGAATTGGCATCTTGTGGACTTGATGTCCAGCAGCTAAACAGACCAGATAGAATGCAGGACAACTCAGCACATGATAGGGTCAATCCTATTAAG GGTGCTGTGGTGTTCTCGAACATTGTGACAACAGTATCACCCACCTATGCACAAGAAGTGCGGACTTCTGAG GGTGGAAGAGGTCTCCATTCAACTCTTAATTTTCATGCCAAGAAGTTCATTGGAATTCTTAATGGAATTGATACTGATGCATGGAATCCTGTGACTGATACTCTTCTCAAAGTCCAGTACAGTGCTAATGATCTTCAAGGGAAAGCAGAAAACAAAATAGCTACAAGAAGGCGTCTTGGATTATCAACTGCAGATGCTAGGCAGCCATTG GTGGGCTGCATAACAAGATTGGTGCCACAGAAAGGTGTACATCTTATTAGACATGCAATATACCGAACACTAGAGTTGGGAGGACAATTTCTACTTCTTGGCTCAAGCCCAGTTGCTCATATACAG AGGGAATTTGAGGGTATTGCAAATCATTTTCAGAATCATGAGCACATTCGGCTGATATTGAAGTACGATGAATCTCTTGCTCATTCCATTTATGCAGCATCTGACATGTTCATCATCCCATCTATCTTTGAGCCTTGTGGCCTTACACAG ATGatagcaatgagatatggttcCATACCCATTGCAAGAAAAACTGGTGGTCTAAATGATAG TGTTTTTGATGTTGATGATGACACAATTCCTCTTCAGTTTCAAAATGGATATACATTCTTGAATCCTGATGAAAAG GGGGTAAACAGTGCTTTAGAACGTGCATTTAACTATTATAGGAACAATCCTGAGGGGTGGCAGCAGCTTGTTCAGAAGGACATGAAAATAGATTTTAGTTGGGAATCTTCAGCATCACAGTATGAGGAGCTTTACTCAAAGTCAGTGGCCAGGGCAAGAGCAGCAGCAAGTCAGTCTTAA
- the LOC110661836 gene encoding probable starch synthase 4, chloroplastic/amyloplastic isoform X2, whose amino-acid sequence MATKPSTWFLSQSFTALNYKQTNMRFSLPSHRLLPASCKMRHRNLSSQHKRQQLKKASPEQPPITAGFHSSGGADDGDDNDSETEDASLHSVPSLNLDVVSNEEVVDASVDVEHVQHAGAKDMEKNADLEHVQDVDAKDLHSLTQEMKSLGIDGSEKLSIIPDEMKPLALNIDGGEQLSSIQLEDLTGMIRNAEKNILLLNQARVHALEDLERILAEKEILQGEINVLGMRLVENDARMKVAAQEKIHAELMEDQLEKLRNELAYRGENQNKLLNEEAPLLQNSTIQKLSEELNTLRTENTSLKNDIEALKGELSNVKDTDERVITLEKECMLLESSLKDLESKLSVSQEDVSKLSSLKVECKDLWEKVESLQALLDKATKQADQAILVLQQNQELWKKVDKLEESLEEANIYKLSSEKLQQYNELMQQKIKLLEERLKQSDEEIHSYVLLYQESVLEFQDTLNTLKEESKKKALDEPVDDMPWEFWSRLLLMIDGWLLENKLSIDDAKLLRDMVWKRESRIRDIYLECREKNEHEAVSMFLKLTSSPRSQALYVIHIAAEMAPVAKVGGLGDVVTGLGKALQKRGHLVEIILPKYDCMQYDGIGNLRALDVVLESYFDGKLYKNNIWVGIIEGLPVYFIEPLHPGKFFWRGHFYGEHDDFKRFSFFSRAALEFLLQAGKKPDVIHCHDWQTAFVAPLYWDIYAPKGLNSARICFTCHNFEYQGTAPASELASCGLDVQQLNRPDRMQDNSAHDRVNPIKGAVVFSNIVTTVSPTYAQEVRTSEGGRGLHSTLNFHAKKFIGILNGIDTDAWNPVTDTLLKVQYSANDLQGKAENKIATRRRLGLSTADARQPLVGCITRLVPQKGVHLIRHAIYRTLELGGQFLLLGSSPVAHIQREFEGIANHFQNHEHIRLILKYDESLAHSIYAASDMFIIPSIFEPCGLTQMIAMRYGSIPIARKTGGLNDSVFDVDDDTIPLQFQNGYTFLNPDEKGVNSALERAFNYYRNNPEGWQQLVQKDMKIDFSWESSASQYEELYSKSVARARAAASQS is encoded by the exons ATGGCGACGAAGCCATCGACGTGGTTTCTCAGCCAAAGTTTCACAGCTTTGAACTACAAGCAGACAAATATGCGATTCTCCTTGCCTTCTCATCGATTGCTTCCTGCTTCTTGCAAAATGCGACACCGCAATTTGAG CTCCCAGCATAAGAGACAGCAGCTCAAGAAAGCCTCTCCTGAACAACCTCCAATTACCGCAGGTTTCCATTCGAGTGGTGGTGCTGATGATGGTGATGATAATGATTCCGAAACTGAGGATGCTTCGCTGCATAGTGTCCCAAGTTTGAATCTCGATGTTGTGTCTAATGAGGAAGTTGTTGATGCTAGCGTAGATGTGGAGCATGTTCAGCATGCGGGTGCAAAAGATATGGAGAAGAATGCAGATTTGGAACACGTTCAAGATGTTGATGCAAAAGATTTGCATAGTCTCACCCAGGAAATGAAATCTTTG GGCATAGATGGATCAGAGAAGCTTTCGATTATTCCTGATGAAATGAAACCTTTG GCCTTAAACATAGATGGTGGAGAGCAACTGTCAAGCATTCAACTTGAGGATTTGACAGGCATGATAAGAAATGCAGAGAAAA ATATCCTGCTTCTCAATCAAGCTCGGGTTCATGCACTTGAAGATCTTGAAAGAATTCTTGCAGAGAAGGAAATATTGCAAGGAGAAATTAATGTTTTGGGGATGAGATTGGTGGAAAATGACGCAAGAATGAAAGTTGCTGCCCAAGAAAAGATACATGCAGAACTCATGGAAGACCAGTTAGAGAAACTGAGAAATGAACTGGCTTACCGGGGGGAGAATCAGAACAAACTTTTGAATGAGGAAGCCCCCCTGCTTCAGAATAGTACTATTCAGAAACTTAGTGAGGAGCTCAATACATTGAGGACAGAGAATACATCTCTGAAAAATGATATAGAAGCACTTAAGGGGGAGCTAAGTAATGTCAAGGATACAGATGAACGTGTTATAACACTGGAGAAAGAATGCATGCTGTTGGAGTCTTCTCTGAAAGACTTGGAATCCAAACTGTCAGTTTCTCAGGAAGATGTGTCAAAATTATCTAGCTTGAAAGTTGAATGCAAAGACTTGTGGGAAAAGGTGGAAAGCTTGCAAGCATTGTTAGATAAGGCAACGAAGCAAGCGGATCAGGCTATTTTAGTGTTACAGCAAAACCAAGAGCTTTGGAAAAAGGTTGATAAATTGGAAGAATCCTTGGAAGAAGCCAACATCTATAAGTTATCATCAGAAAAATTACAGCAATACAATGAGCTAATGCAGCAAAAGATAAAACTATTGGAGGAACGTCTTAAACAATCTGATGAGGAAATACATTCTTATGTTCTGTTATACCAAGAATCTGTACTGGAATTTCAAGATACACTTAATACTTTGAAAGAAGAAAGCAAGAAAAAGGCACTAGATGAACCTGTAGATGATATGCCTTGGGAATTTTGGAGTCGTTTATTGCTTATGATTGACGGTTGGCTGCTGGAGAATAAATTATCGATAGATGATGCAAAGCTGTTGAGAGATATGGTGTGGAAAAGAGAGAGCCGTATTCGTGATATATACTTGGAGTGCAGGGAAAAGAATGAGCATGAAGCTGTTTCTATGTTTCTCAAGCTGACCTCATCACCAAGAAG TCAAGCATTGTATGTCATTCATATTGCAGCAGAGATGGCACCAGTTGCTAAG GTTGGTGGCTTGGGAGACGTTGTTACTGGTCTTGGAAAAGCACTCCAAAAGAGAGGACATCTTGTGGAAATTATTTTGCCAAAATATGATTGCATGCAATATGATGGTATTGGCAATTTGAGG GCCCTAGATGTAGTGTTGGAGTCATATTTTGATGGAAAATTATACAAAAACAACATATGGGTTGGCATCATTGAAG GTCTTCCTGTTTACTTTATTGAGCCTCTTCACCCTGGCAAGTTCTTTTGGAGAGGGCATTTTTATGGAGAACATGATGATTTCAAAcgtttttcatttttcagccgtGCTGCACTTGAATTTCTTCTTCAAGCTGGCAAAAAACCGGACGTAATTCATTGCCATGACTGGCAGACGGCTTTTGTT GCACCACTTTATTGGGATATATATGCTCCAAAAGGATTGAATTCAGCGAGAATATGTTTTACGTGTCACAACTTTGAGTACCAAGGGACTGCACCTGCATCAGAATTGGCATCTTGTGGACTTGATGTCCAGCAGCTAAACAGACCAGATAGAATGCAGGACAACTCAGCACATGATAGGGTCAATCCTATTAAG GGTGCTGTGGTGTTCTCGAACATTGTGACAACAGTATCACCCACCTATGCACAAGAAGTGCGGACTTCTGAG GGTGGAAGAGGTCTCCATTCAACTCTTAATTTTCATGCCAAGAAGTTCATTGGAATTCTTAATGGAATTGATACTGATGCATGGAATCCTGTGACTGATACTCTTCTCAAAGTCCAGTACAGTGCTAATGATCTTCAAGGGAAAGCAGAAAACAAAATAGCTACAAGAAGGCGTCTTGGATTATCAACTGCAGATGCTAGGCAGCCATTG GTGGGCTGCATAACAAGATTGGTGCCACAGAAAGGTGTACATCTTATTAGACATGCAATATACCGAACACTAGAGTTGGGAGGACAATTTCTACTTCTTGGCTCAAGCCCAGTTGCTCATATACAG AGGGAATTTGAGGGTATTGCAAATCATTTTCAGAATCATGAGCACATTCGGCTGATATTGAAGTACGATGAATCTCTTGCTCATTCCATTTATGCAGCATCTGACATGTTCATCATCCCATCTATCTTTGAGCCTTGTGGCCTTACACAG ATGatagcaatgagatatggttcCATACCCATTGCAAGAAAAACTGGTGGTCTAAATGATAG TGTTTTTGATGTTGATGATGACACAATTCCTCTTCAGTTTCAAAATGGATATACATTCTTGAATCCTGATGAAAAG GGGGTAAACAGTGCTTTAGAACGTGCATTTAACTATTATAGGAACAATCCTGAGGGGTGGCAGCAGCTTGTTCAGAAGGACATGAAAATAGATTTTAGTTGGGAATCTTCAGCATCACAGTATGAGGAGCTTTACTCAAAGTCAGTGGCCAGGGCAAGAGCAGCAGCAAGTCAGTCTTAA
- the LOC110661836 gene encoding probable starch synthase 4, chloroplastic/amyloplastic isoform X1 → MATKPSTWFLSQSFTALNYKQTNMRFSLPSHRLLPASCKMRHRNLSSSQHKRQQLKKASPEQPPITAGFHSSGGADDGDDNDSETEDASLHSVPSLNLDVVSNEEVVDASVDVEHVQHAGAKDMEKNADLEHVQDVDAKDLHSLTQEMKSLGIDGSEKLSIIPDEMKPLALNIDGGEQLSSIQLEDLTGMIRNAEKNILLLNQARVHALEDLERILAEKEILQGEINVLGMRLVENDARMKVAAQEKIHAELMEDQLEKLRNELAYRGENQNKLLNEEAPLLQNSTIQKLSEELNTLRTENTSLKNDIEALKGELSNVKDTDERVITLEKECMLLESSLKDLESKLSVSQEDVSKLSSLKVECKDLWEKVESLQALLDKATKQADQAILVLQQNQELWKKVDKLEESLEEANIYKLSSEKLQQYNELMQQKIKLLEERLKQSDEEIHSYVLLYQESVLEFQDTLNTLKEESKKKALDEPVDDMPWEFWSRLLLMIDGWLLENKLSIDDAKLLRDMVWKRESRIRDIYLECREKNEHEAVSMFLKLTSSPRSQALYVIHIAAEMAPVAKVGGLGDVVTGLGKALQKRGHLVEIILPKYDCMQYDGIGNLRALDVVLESYFDGKLYKNNIWVGIIEGLPVYFIEPLHPGKFFWRGHFYGEHDDFKRFSFFSRAALEFLLQAGKKPDVIHCHDWQTAFVAPLYWDIYAPKGLNSARICFTCHNFEYQGTAPASELASCGLDVQQLNRPDRMQDNSAHDRVNPIKGAVVFSNIVTTVSPTYAQEVRTSEGGRGLHSTLNFHAKKFIGILNGIDTDAWNPVTDTLLKVQYSANDLQGKAENKIATRRRLGLSTADARQPLVGCITRLVPQKGVHLIRHAIYRTLELGGQFLLLGSSPVAHIQREFEGIANHFQNHEHIRLILKYDESLAHSIYAASDMFIIPSIFEPCGLTQMIAMRYGSIPIARKTGGLNDSVFDVDDDTIPLQFQNGYTFLNPDEKGVNSALERAFNYYRNNPEGWQQLVQKDMKIDFSWESSASQYEELYSKSVARARAAASQS, encoded by the exons ATGGCGACGAAGCCATCGACGTGGTTTCTCAGCCAAAGTTTCACAGCTTTGAACTACAAGCAGACAAATATGCGATTCTCCTTGCCTTCTCATCGATTGCTTCCTGCTTCTTGCAAAATGCGACACCGCAATTTGAG TAGCTCCCAGCATAAGAGACAGCAGCTCAAGAAAGCCTCTCCTGAACAACCTCCAATTACCGCAGGTTTCCATTCGAGTGGTGGTGCTGATGATGGTGATGATAATGATTCCGAAACTGAGGATGCTTCGCTGCATAGTGTCCCAAGTTTGAATCTCGATGTTGTGTCTAATGAGGAAGTTGTTGATGCTAGCGTAGATGTGGAGCATGTTCAGCATGCGGGTGCAAAAGATATGGAGAAGAATGCAGATTTGGAACACGTTCAAGATGTTGATGCAAAAGATTTGCATAGTCTCACCCAGGAAATGAAATCTTTG GGCATAGATGGATCAGAGAAGCTTTCGATTATTCCTGATGAAATGAAACCTTTG GCCTTAAACATAGATGGTGGAGAGCAACTGTCAAGCATTCAACTTGAGGATTTGACAGGCATGATAAGAAATGCAGAGAAAA ATATCCTGCTTCTCAATCAAGCTCGGGTTCATGCACTTGAAGATCTTGAAAGAATTCTTGCAGAGAAGGAAATATTGCAAGGAGAAATTAATGTTTTGGGGATGAGATTGGTGGAAAATGACGCAAGAATGAAAGTTGCTGCCCAAGAAAAGATACATGCAGAACTCATGGAAGACCAGTTAGAGAAACTGAGAAATGAACTGGCTTACCGGGGGGAGAATCAGAACAAACTTTTGAATGAGGAAGCCCCCCTGCTTCAGAATAGTACTATTCAGAAACTTAGTGAGGAGCTCAATACATTGAGGACAGAGAATACATCTCTGAAAAATGATATAGAAGCACTTAAGGGGGAGCTAAGTAATGTCAAGGATACAGATGAACGTGTTATAACACTGGAGAAAGAATGCATGCTGTTGGAGTCTTCTCTGAAAGACTTGGAATCCAAACTGTCAGTTTCTCAGGAAGATGTGTCAAAATTATCTAGCTTGAAAGTTGAATGCAAAGACTTGTGGGAAAAGGTGGAAAGCTTGCAAGCATTGTTAGATAAGGCAACGAAGCAAGCGGATCAGGCTATTTTAGTGTTACAGCAAAACCAAGAGCTTTGGAAAAAGGTTGATAAATTGGAAGAATCCTTGGAAGAAGCCAACATCTATAAGTTATCATCAGAAAAATTACAGCAATACAATGAGCTAATGCAGCAAAAGATAAAACTATTGGAGGAACGTCTTAAACAATCTGATGAGGAAATACATTCTTATGTTCTGTTATACCAAGAATCTGTACTGGAATTTCAAGATACACTTAATACTTTGAAAGAAGAAAGCAAGAAAAAGGCACTAGATGAACCTGTAGATGATATGCCTTGGGAATTTTGGAGTCGTTTATTGCTTATGATTGACGGTTGGCTGCTGGAGAATAAATTATCGATAGATGATGCAAAGCTGTTGAGAGATATGGTGTGGAAAAGAGAGAGCCGTATTCGTGATATATACTTGGAGTGCAGGGAAAAGAATGAGCATGAAGCTGTTTCTATGTTTCTCAAGCTGACCTCATCACCAAGAAG TCAAGCATTGTATGTCATTCATATTGCAGCAGAGATGGCACCAGTTGCTAAG GTTGGTGGCTTGGGAGACGTTGTTACTGGTCTTGGAAAAGCACTCCAAAAGAGAGGACATCTTGTGGAAATTATTTTGCCAAAATATGATTGCATGCAATATGATGGTATTGGCAATTTGAGG GCCCTAGATGTAGTGTTGGAGTCATATTTTGATGGAAAATTATACAAAAACAACATATGGGTTGGCATCATTGAAG GTCTTCCTGTTTACTTTATTGAGCCTCTTCACCCTGGCAAGTTCTTTTGGAGAGGGCATTTTTATGGAGAACATGATGATTTCAAAcgtttttcatttttcagccgtGCTGCACTTGAATTTCTTCTTCAAGCTGGCAAAAAACCGGACGTAATTCATTGCCATGACTGGCAGACGGCTTTTGTT GCACCACTTTATTGGGATATATATGCTCCAAAAGGATTGAATTCAGCGAGAATATGTTTTACGTGTCACAACTTTGAGTACCAAGGGACTGCACCTGCATCAGAATTGGCATCTTGTGGACTTGATGTCCAGCAGCTAAACAGACCAGATAGAATGCAGGACAACTCAGCACATGATAGGGTCAATCCTATTAAG GGTGCTGTGGTGTTCTCGAACATTGTGACAACAGTATCACCCACCTATGCACAAGAAGTGCGGACTTCTGAG GGTGGAAGAGGTCTCCATTCAACTCTTAATTTTCATGCCAAGAAGTTCATTGGAATTCTTAATGGAATTGATACTGATGCATGGAATCCTGTGACTGATACTCTTCTCAAAGTCCAGTACAGTGCTAATGATCTTCAAGGGAAAGCAGAAAACAAAATAGCTACAAGAAGGCGTCTTGGATTATCAACTGCAGATGCTAGGCAGCCATTG GTGGGCTGCATAACAAGATTGGTGCCACAGAAAGGTGTACATCTTATTAGACATGCAATATACCGAACACTAGAGTTGGGAGGACAATTTCTACTTCTTGGCTCAAGCCCAGTTGCTCATATACAG AGGGAATTTGAGGGTATTGCAAATCATTTTCAGAATCATGAGCACATTCGGCTGATATTGAAGTACGATGAATCTCTTGCTCATTCCATTTATGCAGCATCTGACATGTTCATCATCCCATCTATCTTTGAGCCTTGTGGCCTTACACAG ATGatagcaatgagatatggttcCATACCCATTGCAAGAAAAACTGGTGGTCTAAATGATAG TGTTTTTGATGTTGATGATGACACAATTCCTCTTCAGTTTCAAAATGGATATACATTCTTGAATCCTGATGAAAAG GGGGTAAACAGTGCTTTAGAACGTGCATTTAACTATTATAGGAACAATCCTGAGGGGTGGCAGCAGCTTGTTCAGAAGGACATGAAAATAGATTTTAGTTGGGAATCTTCAGCATCACAGTATGAGGAGCTTTACTCAAAGTCAGTGGCCAGGGCAAGAGCAGCAGCAAGTCAGTCTTAA